CTTTGTTTCCCAAGGGAGGTGAACAAAATATGGAAGTAAAAATCGGAATAGTAGATGACTATTTCGCCAAAGTCGGAGTTGCAGCATTGATCCTGGAAGGGGAACTTAAGACCGGAGATACAATACGAATTAAGGGGCATACTACCGATCTTACTGAAGGTATTTCTTCCATGCAGATACAACATCTTACGGTAAGCAATGCTAAAAAAGGGGATTCAATCG
The DNA window shown above is from Elusimicrobiota bacterium and carries:
- a CDS encoding translation elongation factor-like protein, encoding MEVKIGIVDDYFAKVGVAALILEGELKTGDTIRIKGHTTDLTEGISSMQIQHLTVSNAKKGDSIGIKVSDRVRKGDIVYKITP